A genome region from Bordetella genomosp. 10 includes the following:
- a CDS encoding OmpH family outer membrane protein, translating to MMSDFARNLSRRISRAASVNLMGTLVLAGALLAGGAYAAPAAAQGTKIGFVNTERILRESGPAKAAQAKIESEFKRRDDDLQRAAAALRAQAEKYDKDAPVLSEGDRVKRQRDLSNSDADLQRRRREFQEDFNRRRNEEFSSIVEKANAAIKRIAEQENYDLILQDAVTVNPRVDITDKVIQALGK from the coding sequence ATGATGTCTGATTTCGCACGCAATCTGTCCCGTCGTATCTCCCGCGCGGCTTCCGTCAACCTGATGGGCACGCTGGTCTTGGCGGGCGCGCTGCTGGCGGGCGGTGCGTATGCGGCTCCCGCCGCGGCGCAAGGTACCAAAATCGGATTCGTCAATACCGAAAGAATCCTCCGCGAGTCGGGCCCGGCCAAGGCCGCCCAGGCCAAGATCGAATCCGAATTCAAGCGTCGCGACGATGACCTGCAACGTGCCGCGGCCGCCCTGCGCGCCCAGGCCGAAAAGTACGACAAGGACGCGCCCGTGCTGTCCGAAGGCGACCGCGTCAAGCGCCAGCGCGACCTGAGCAATAGCGACGCCGACCTGCAACGCCGCCGCCGCGAGTTCCAGGAAGACTTCAACCGCCGCCGCAACGAGGAATTCTCCTCCATCGTCGAAAAGGCCAATGCCGCCATCAAGCGCATCGCCGAGCAGGAAAACTACGACCTGATCCTGCAAGACGCCGTGACGGTCAATCCGCGTGTCGACATCACCGACAAGGTGATCCAGGCCCTGGGCAAGTAA